One Candidatus Woesebacteria bacterium genomic window, CGAGCTTTTGGTGGCTTTGACTTTGATAATGCTTGTAGTTGTGGCGGTTGTCGGTTTAGCGGCCGTTTCTATCAAAACTTCCTATTTTGCCAAAAGAGAAACAGCTGCCAAAAGATATGTTGAGGAGGCGATGGAATGGTTGAGGGAACAAAAGAAAAGTGATTGGACTGATTTCTTGTTTACTAAGTCAACTACCACGAGTCAGACGTATTGTTTTAACTTGTCGCCTGTTACTAGCTGGCCAGTGGTTGGTTCTTGTAGCGGCGCGACTTTGGGTGGAATTTATAAGCGGGAGGCGACTTTATTAAGGTCGTCTGATAACAAAAATGTAACAGTGACGGTGGTTGTTTCTTGGAGCGATTCATCAGGAACCCATGACACAAAATTGGTTTCTGTCTTTACCGCGCCTAATTGATATGTTTAAGAATAATCTGAAGGAAAAGGGATTTACTTTAATCGAGATGCTTGTTGTTATTGCTCTTTTTGCGGGTCTTGCTGTTTTGGTGGGTAGTATGGTGGGCTCATCCATGAAGGGAACGAAGAAAAGTGAATCGGTGATGAAAGTTAGAGCGGAGCTTGAAAATGCCGTTTCTATTTTAGAGAGGTCTTTAAGAGAAGCTAAAAAAGATTCGGTTATATGTAATGGCAATAGTACTGTTTCTTTTACTGATCAAAATGGTTTTAATGTTACTCTCAGTTGCTTGCCCCTTAGTAAGAACAGTGTTGAACTCATTAATAGTTCAAATATAAACTTAACAGCTTGTAACTTTGATTGCACTAATCTCTCGAAAGGTGTTGTAGTTATAACTCTTACTGGCAGTAGTGCAAGTTCTAGTGGTGTTGAGGCTGACATTGCTACTGTTTCGGCGAGGGTTGTTTTAAGAAATTACTAGGCTGAATTTTTGTAATTTGGCTGGCTCTTGACTTTGCTTTTATTTATTTCTAAACTGAATTAATCTATGCGATACCCTGCCAAGCTCTTATCAAGAAAATCTTCAGGTCAGGCTGTGCTCCTTGTCATTTTGGGGATGGCAGTAGTCTTAACAATTGTTCTTTCTGTTGTCTCAAGAAGTGTAACTGATGTTTCGGTAACTAACGTTGAAGAAGGTTCTTCGAAGGCATTTTCAGCAGCTGAGGCGGGCATAGAAAGACTTTTAATTGGAGATGCTTCTTTCATATCTAATCTTGACCTAGGCAATAATGCCTCTATTCAATCAGCTCAATCACTGGTTTTGGGAGAAGGAGAAACCTCTTTTGATTTTCCTGATACCTATAATTCTGGCGATTTGGCTACTGTCTGGTTTGTTTCACACGATGACACCAATATTCAAAAGTTGAGCTGCACTGGCAAGCCTTGTTTTAATGGCACTAGTTTTTCTATTCACTGGAACGGCGATGTAGCCGTTGAGGTTTCTGTCTATTATGATACTAATGGAAGTTCTGGAGTAATTGCGTCAACTCCCAATTTTAGCGGTGTAAAAGTAAAGCGCTTTGCTTTTGACCCTAATGCTACTAGGAGGAATAATAATAAGTTTAGTGCTACAATAGCATCTTCACAACAAGGCTACTCTTATTCCAGTGGTGATATAAGTTTATCTGGCTTGACTAGGCCTCTTTTTGCTCGTGTTAAGTTTCTTTATGGGTCAGCTTCTGGTTTTAGGGTAACTACTGTTGGAGGTGCTCTGCCTTCACAAGGGAGATTGTTGGTCTCAAAGGGTGCGGCAAGTAATGCTACAAGACAGATAGAAGTGCGTGATTATTATCGTGCTCCCATTGAGGTCTTCGAGGCTGGAATTTTCAGCCAAGGTGATCTTACTAAATAAATTAACTTAAAATGAGTGTTGGCATTGATATTGGTTCCAAATCTATTAAAGTAGTTGAGCTTGAGAAAAAAAATAATAGCTGGTCTTTAAAAGGATCTGGCATTGTTGGCTATTCGGGAATACTGGTTGAAAATGCTAAGGAGGAAAAGGATCTCATTCCTCTGGCGGAGATTATCAAAAAGCTCTTTAATGAAGCTAAAATCTCAAGGCGTGAGGTTTTTCTTTCCCTGCCTGAGCGTTTTGCTTTTGTTAAGGTTATTACCTTTCCGCTTTTGACTAATCAAGAAATAGATGCGGCTTTAAAGTGGGAGGCTGACCAATATGTCCCCATTCCTCTTGAAGAAGCGATAATGCAATATCAGATAATTTTAAGAGACGAGAAATCTAACCCGCCTCAAGTAAAAGTGCTTTTGGTAGCAACTCGTCGTTCCTTGGTTGAGAAATATGTTCTCTTAGCTCAACTAGCAGGCCTTCAGGTTTTAGCTGTAGAAAATGAACTTTTATCACTATCACGAGTATTGGTTACGCAGGAAGATTTGTCTACGATTGTCAATTTTGGGGCGCTATCAACTGATATTGGAATTAGTAAGTCGGGAAAATTATGGTTTTCGCGTTCTATTCCGACAGGAGGCGATGCACTAACAAGAGCTATAGTTCAAGGATTAAGAATCGAACCAGCTCAAGCTGAAGAATATAAAAAGGCTTATGGTTTATCCTCCACTTTGCTTGAGGGAAAGGTAAGGTTAGCAATGGAGCCTGTGATGCAGTCTTTGGTGGGTGAAATAAAGAAGGCTGTTCAGTATTTTGTTTCTGAGAATCCCCAATTCGGTAAACCTAAACAGTTGATTGTCTCGGGAGGATTAACAAGTCTGCTGGATTTGATAGCCTATCTTACTAAAGAGTTTGATATGGAGATTTTGGTGGCTAATCCATTTTTGCAAATTCAGATTCCAGCAGAGTCTCAAAAAGTAATAGTTGATTATGCGCCCTTTTATAGCGTAGCTGTTGGTTTGGCTTTAAGAGAGAATATATAAAAATGGCAGAAATAAATCTATATCCTGAAAAACAGAGACAAAGTATAAGTTGGTATAAATTTTCTCAATCTTTTAAAACAATAAATTTTGTTATTACCGTTATCTTTTTTGTGACAGCATTGATTATAGTTGCTTTTATTATTTTGAATCAAAATGCTATTAATCAGGCTAAGGCTGAAGAAGATGATTATAGAAGTAGGTTAAAAGCTCTTTCTGGTGTTGAGTACCAATATATGTTTATTAAAGATAGAGCGGCAAAAGCTGATGAGATTTTAAAAGCAAGAAAGGTGGTTAAGAATCTAGAGGATATAAATTCGATTATGCAAAAAGTGGGCGATGTTAATTTGACAGAAGTTCAACTTGAAAAGAACAAGCTCTCAATCACCGCTACTGTGCCAGCTTTTTCCAGTCTTAAAACTTTTATCTCAGAAATTAAATCTCTTGAATCCTACCAAAAAGTAATGATTGATTCCTTGAGTTTTAGTCCGGATAAAGGATATAGTCTGCAAATAAATTTCCAATAGCTTATGTTAACAGTCAAAAAAAATGATTTAGGAGCAAATTTGTCGAATTTAAGGGCGAATTCTTCTTTTGTTCCGTCTTTATACTTTTTGACAATAATAGTTCTCTTGGGTATTGTTCTTAAAGTGGGTATTTCTAAAATTAACGAGCAGAAAAGAACCTTAGCCGATATTAAAAGCAGAATATCTATCTTGGCGGATAAAGAAAAGACTCTTTCTCAAGCTAAAAATGACATGATAGGAATTTTCTATAATCCAGCAAGCATTGCTTTACCTACCGAAAATCCGGCTCTAGTTTCTTTTTCTGAAGCAAGGTCTCTTTTGAATTTATATCTTTTACCTATTGATGAATACAGTATTAATGTGGGTGGCGATGTTCAAGATCAGACAGTAGTGGGAACTACGCAATTACAGTTTACTATCTTTGGAAAAATGGATCAGGTCTTAGCATTTCTCAAAGATCTAGAAAAAAATTCTCCTTTGACAGTAGTTAACAAGTTGAGTTTTTCAAACCAGAAAGATCTCTTAAATGTTGAGATTAGTATTAATTCATTCTTTAGTCCTTTTGTGGCTAGTAAAACTGCAGTTGATCTTCCTCTCCAAAAAATTACTGAGTCGGAAAAAAGCGTTTTGATGGATTTGGGAAATTTGAAGCAACCTACTTTTTCTAACCCTTCCCCCAATGGTCCTTTCAATAGAGAGAATCCTTTTTCGAGCCTTTAGTTAATTTTCTTGATTTTCAGAAACAACTTTAAGTATAATTCTCTTTTTCATTAAAGTTGCTTTTATCTTTAAAATTTGAGAAATAGATTTTATTACTTTTCCTCCCTTCCCAATCAAAATTCCAGCATCTTCAGAATTCGGCTTAATATAAAATGTGATAAGTCCATCTTCTGTTTCTTCTTTACTTATGGTCACGTCTTTACCAGGGATGATTGAAGAGATTATAAACTTGAGTAGTTCTTCCATATTATTACTTTCCAAGCAGGTTTTTTACTGACTGATTAAGAACAGCTCCTTTTTTAAGCCAGTCTTCAAGTTTTTCTTGGTTAATTTTGAATTCTTTCTTGACCGGATTCCAAAAACCCAAAACCTCCCTTGGTTCCCCTTCTCTTTTTTTAGATTCGTCAATAGCAACAATACGATAAAATGGCTTGTTTCTTTTCCCCAACCTTGATAGCCTAATTTTGATCATAGATACTTATTCTAACTTATTTAGCTTGAGATTACAATAGTTTTAGTGCTTCTTGAGCTGCTTTCTGTTCAGCTTCGGATTTGCTTTTTCCTGATCCTTCGGCTATATATTTGCCGTTAACTGCTACTCTTACTACAAATGTTTTTTGATGATCGGGACCTGATTCTTTGACTACATTGTATTTTGGCGCTGGCAGTCCTTTTGATTGGACTTTTTCCTGAAGCCTGCTTTTAGCGTCTTTCAACGGCTGCCTGATCATGTCCTGGGTCTTGGAAAGTATATTTGTTTTGATAAATTCTTCAGCTTTTTCTAGGCCTTGGTCAATAAACAAAGCTCCTATAATTGCTTCAACGGTGTCTGCCAAAAGCGAAGGATTTTCCCTGCCCCCTGTTTCTTCTTCTCCTTTTGATAAAAAAAGTTCTTTTCCAAGACCAAGATCTCTTGCTGTCTGGGAAAGGCTTACGGTATTGACCAAATTGGCGCGGAGAGAGGTAAGAAAACCTTCTTTTTTATTTGGGAATTGAAGAAAAAGTTCTTTTGAAACTATAAATTCTAAAATTGCGTCTCCTAAAAATTCCAATCTTTCGTTGTTATCTCTTATTCCAGGATGTTCGTTAACCCAGGAGCGGTGAGTAAGGGCCTCTTCAATAATTTTGGGGTTGTTGAAGCTTCTTTTTAAATTTTGAAAATCTTGGGAATTATTCATTGTCAACTAAATATTCTATCAATTCTCCAACAGTTTCCACCTCTTCATTAAAGATGTTTTCATCAATATTAAAGTCTTTTTCATTCATAAGTTGGATAAAATCTGCTATTTCAGCAGGTCCCATATGCAAGTCTTCGATGAAAGAATCTTCAGCTTGGATATCCGTATAATCAGTTCCCAGAACCTGAGAAAGCAAAACACGGATTATGTCAAAATATTTTTTATTCTTTTTTTCGTCTCTCATTTTATTTTTCTTTGTTTGATTTTTGGTAAATAAAACCCAAGACTCCATTTACAAAGGAAGCTGAGTTTTCGCTACCAAATTCTTTGGCCAGTTCTACCGCTTCGTCAATGATAACTTTTGGCGGAGCATCTTCTGTAAGCATCTCGTAGACCGCTAGTCTTAAGATTGCCAAATCGATTTTATTTAGCTTGTCAATTGGCCAAAGTGGTGCACTTTCGCTAATCAATTTATCAATTTCTTCTCTTTTGTCAAGAATATCTTTTACAGATTTATTAAAATTTGGCTGGTGAGCAAATTCTTCAGCAAAAAGAAGCTTTACTATTTCTCTTCTTTTTTGGTGCCTTGGATCACGGTAGGATTTCATTCCTAGCTATACATCTGACAATTTTCGCAAAGCTTGTGTGGCAGTTTGAGCTTTTTGCAATTAGGGCAAACGACCAAGTTAGGCAAAAGAATCTTGTTTGATGAACTATTTAATCTTTTGCCGCTTCGGCTTCTTGTATGTTTTCTTTTAGGTAAAGGTGTCATACAGGGTATTTTATCCCTTTTAGTGCTTCTAATGCAACTGGCAAATGAGGCAGAGGTGTCAAGAATAGGTAAAAGGCAAGAGGTAAAAAAGGTAAAAGGTAAAAGAGTTCGGCTATCGAATATCAGACGTCAGATATCAGACATCGGACGTTGGCTGTCAGATGTCGGACATCAGCCATCAGCTGTCGGATGTCGGAATTTAGTTGGAGCTAGCCGAAGCCGGACGAAAGATTGTATTTAGTATTTTGTATTATGTATTATGCAGGAGAATGCATTGTCCCCATAATACATAATTCATAATACTAAATTCAGTGTTCATAATCTGTTTCTAATTTGTAAAATTGGAAAATTGTAATTTGTTTAGAATTTAGGATTTAGAAATTAGAATTTAGTTCTTGTGATTTGTATATTGCAATTTGGATTTTGTAGTTTGTAATTTACACTATTCCTTCTTCTATTTCTTCAATTATCTTTTTATACTTTTTTCTATTTTTAAAGATATCCTCGGCAACTTCTCTTGCTTTTTTGATTATCTCAAAATCAGACCAGCTGCCGGCTCTAAGCTCAGGAAAACCGTGTTGCCTTATTCCCCATACTTCTCCTGGGCCTCTTAATTTTAAGTCAATCTCTGCTAATTTAAATCCGGACGACTCTTTTCTCAATGCTTCTAAGCGTCTGTAGACCCTTTGGGAAGGGTTTTCACTAAAAAGTAAACAGTATCCTTTCTTTTCACCTCTTCCCACCCTACCCCTTAGTTGGTGAAGTTGGGCAAGACCAAATCTCTCAGCAGCTTCAATAATCATGATATTTGCGCTTGGAATATCAATTCCTACTTCAACAACAGGGGTTGATACCAAAATATTAATTTTGCCCTCTTTGTAACTTTTAATTATTTCGTCTTTTTCTTTGTTTTTTAATCTGCCGTGAAGAAGACCTACTTTAAAATTTTTAAATATTTTTTTAAGTTTCAAAAATTCTGATTCGGCAGCCTTTATTTGCTGCATTGATTCTTTTTCTGACTCTTCAATAAGAGGACAGATAATAAAAACCTGGTCTTTGTCTTTTTCTATTTTTTCTTTTATCCAGTTGTAAGCACCTGCTCTTTTTTCCTCGGGGACTATCCAGGTAACAACGTCTCTTTTTCCTTTGGGCATCTCTTCAAGTAAAGAAAGATCTAAATTGCCGTAGGCGGTTAAGGCTATCGTTCTTGGAATAGGGGTAGCTGTCATTGTTAAAATATGTGGCTGATATTTTTCTTTTTTTGTTTTTTCTACAAGTTTTGCTCTTTGTTTAACTCCAAATTTGTGCTGCTCATCAATTACGACAAGAGCGACATTTTCAAAATCTACACTTTTATGAATTAAAGAATGTGTTCCAATAATAACGTCTGCATTTTCTGGGTCAATTTTTTCAGAAGCGGTAGCAAGACCTATTTTCATTCCTGTTTTTTCAAAAATTTCTTTGAAAGTTTTGTAATGTTGTTTGGCTAGAATTTCTGTTGGGGTCATCAAAACGGCTTTCTTTTGGTTTTTAAAAGCAACAAAAGAAGCAAAGGCGGCAACTACTGTTTTTCCACTACCAACATCTCCTTCAAGGAGTCTATTCATTGGATAATTTCTTTTGAGGTCGCTTGCTATTTCTTTGATGCTTCTTTCCTGGCTGGGGGTAAGATTGAAAGCAAGCAAGGATTTAAATAAGTTGTAAGTTTCCCCATCGCTTTTTAGAGGGTATGAAAAGTTATTTTTTTGCCAGTTGATCTTTTTTGCAAGACTTGTGATTTGAAGTCTAAGGAACTCTTCAAAAGCCAGTCTTTCTCTTCCTAACCTTGCTTCTTCTTCGTTTTTTGGAAAGTGGACAAAGTGATAGGCTTTGCCAATTTTAGGATAACCAAGTTTTTTTAAAGTAGAGCTTGGAAATTTTTCTTCTATTTGGTCTTGATAAATTTCAAGAGCTAGTTTAATTTTGCTTCTGAACCATTTTGAACTCAAGCCTTTGGTTGAGCTATAAAGCGGAACTAATCTTCCTGTATGAATTTTGCCTTTAATTTGGCTCTTTTCGTATTCGGGAGAAATAAGAGTTTTTTTACCTCTAAAAAGGCTGACTTTTCCGGCAAAGGAATACTTTTGGTTTTTCTTGATGTTTTGGACAAGAAAAGGTTGATTAAACCAGACGATGTTTATTCTACCCGTATTGTCCTCAATTAGTGCATTTTGCATAGTGAGACCTCTTCTTGTGTAAATATTTTTGATTTCTAAAACTTTGCCTGAAATGGTTACAATTTCATCTATATTGGCTTTTGCAATTTCAACTTGCTTGGTGAAGTCAAGATAGCGGTAAGGAATGTAGGAAATAAGGTCAGATATTGTTTTGATGCCTATTTTTTCAAGTAATAAGGCATAATGATAACCTATTGAAGGCAGTTTGGTTACAGAATCTTCTAAATCCATTCTTTAAAATTTTAAGCCATAAACCAAAAGCGGTAGTATGGAAGAAAGAATGAGACCAAGAGTGGTGATAATAACTAGAATTATAATGAGTTTGCGTCTTTTGTTTTTGCCCATAATCTAGTTGACTGTGGCGAAAATTTTCTTGCCTATTTTTATTTTGTCTCCTGCCTTTATCTTTGCCAAATAATTTTTAACTGTTTTTCCATTGACATCAACTGAACCACTACTTATGAGTCTTTTAGCTTCTGATTTGCTACCAAGAAGCGGAAAAATGGTCTCAAGTAAATTTTCGTTTAGCTTTATCTTAAGATCGTATGTCGGATTTTTTAGCTGAAAGTCTTTTTCAAATTTTTCTTGAGCTTGCCTTGCTTTTTCTTCGCCGTAGATTATTTTTACTACTTCAAAAGCTAGTCTTTTCTTCTGATTCAGGGGATCATTCTTAATTTCTCTTTCTAATTTAGCAAGTTCTAATTCGGTAAAAAGCTCAAACGCAGTCATTAGCATTTGGTCAGGAAAAGCCATTACTCCTCCAAATATTTTTTCAGGGGGTTCATCAAGGAAAATAGCATTGCCTTCCGTCTTTCCAACTTTTTTACCTTCTTTATCTTCAAGAAGTTTTATGGTGAGGACGTATTTTTCTCTGCCAGTTAAAGCTTTCACTAGCTGGCGCCCGGCCATCATGTTAAACAATTGGTCAGAGCCTCCTATTTCAAGATCAACCCCTAATTTTACGCTGTCAATTGCCTGGGCGACAGGATAAAGAAACTCATGAAGGTAAATTGGGTTTTCTCTCTTGATTCTTTCCTGAAACATATCCCGTTCTATCATTTGTTGAACTGTAAAATTGCTTGTAATTTCGATCAAGTCAGAGAAAGTTATTTTTTCATTCCATTCGGAGTTATATTTGATTTCAGCTTTGTTTTCTCCTTTGAAATCTATGATCTGACTAATGGTCTTAAGCCAACCTTTTAGATTCTCTTCGATTTCCTTCTTACTAAGCTGTTTTCGTGCTGATATTTTGCCTGTAGGATCACCAATTCTGCCTGTAAAATCGCCAATTAGAAAGATTACCTTATGCCCTAATCTTTGGAATTGTTTTAGTTTTATGGTTCCAGCTAAGTGTCCAAGGTGGAGTGATTTGGCAGTAGGGTCAAAACCTTGATAGAGAGTTATTTTTCTTTCACTCATTAACTTCTCTAGACCCTCTTTTGAAGGTAAGACTTCTTCTACTCCTCTTTCGAGTACTTCTTTTATTTCCATTAATTTATTTTAACTCAAATTATCAGGAGAGTAAATGAGACTAGAACAAAGAACAAAGGGGAAAATCACAAATTCCAAATCACAAGATCCAAATACTAAATTCTAATATCTAAATTCTAAGCCCTGAACCAGAATAAATTCGATTCAGGGCAAGCAAATTCCAAATCACAAATTCCAAATTACAAAAAAAAATTCCAACTTTTAACTTTTAACTATTTTTTAATTTTGCTTCCTACTTACTACATTCTACTTTCTACTTTCCTTTCCTGCATAATACATAATACAAAATACTAGATACAATCTTCCGACCAGCTCCGACTAAATTCCGATAGCCGACAGCTGATGGCTGATGTCCGACATCCGATAGCCGACATCCGATATCAGACAGCCGATATCTCTGGCGTCTGCTCCTTTCTACTTACTACGTTCTACTTTCTACTTGAGTTTCTTTTAACTTTAAACTTACTCCCGTCTTGTATGGTAAAATATTTTAATGGCAAATTGGAAGAGGGTTTTAAAGAGAAAAAAGCTTTCAAGATATATGTCAGTTGCTCCGAAGAGACTTGAGAAGAGTCAGAAGGTTCTTTTTTTTGCTAAGATTAGTTTTTTGTCTCTTTTGACTTTGTTTATTATTTTTATTGTTTCTATTCCTCTTTTTGCCTTTAATCTTCCCTCCCCTGATAAAGTTGTCCGCCGTGAGGGCTTTTCTACCAAAATTTTAGATCGTAACGGTGAAGTTTTGTATGATATTTACGAAAATCAAAGGAGAACGCCAGTTTCTTTGAATGATATCCCTCTTTATTTGCGTCAGGCAACTGTTGCGGTTGAAGATAAGAATTTTTACAAGCATCAGGGCTTTGATGTAACAGGGTATCTGCGGGCTATTTTTAACATTGTTGTTCGTCACAAGTTGCAAGGTGGTTCTACTTTAACTCAACAGCTTGTCAAAAACACTCTCTTGACATCAGAAAGAACTCTTTTTCGCAAGATTAGGGAGTTTATTTTGGCAATTCAGATAGAGAGGAAATACACCAAGGATGAAATTTTGCAGATGTATTTAAATGAAGCCCCCTACGGCGGTACTGCTTGGGGAGTTGAGGCCGCATCCGAGCTTTACTTTGGCAAGAGCGTTAAAGATTTGAACCTAATAGAATCAGCTATTTTAGCCGGTCTTCCTCAACGTCCCTCAGTTTATTCGCCTTATTCTTCGACCCCCAAAGCTTATGTTGATAGAACGAAATCTGTTTTGCGCAGGATGAGAGAAGATGGTTATATCACAAAAGAGCAGGAAGACGAAGCTGTTAAGCAGCTTGAGAATGTTCAATTTAAGCCTAAAGAAACAGGTTTTAAGGCGCCGCATTTTGTCCAATATGTTCAAAAGGTTTTGGAAGAAAAATATAGCGAGGATGTAGTCACAAGAGGAGGGCTGAAGGTCACAACCACTCTTGATTTGAAGCTTCAGGAAAAAGCTCAGGATATTGTTAAAGAAGAAATTGCTAAGGTTGAAAAGTTAAATATCACCAATGGTGCTGCTGTTGTTTTAGATCCTGAAACAGGTGAAATTTTGGCAATGGTTGGTTCTAAGAATTTTTCAGACCCCAATTATGATGGCCAAGTAAATGTTACATTGTCTTTGCGTCAACCAGGTTCTGCCATAAAGCCAATAACTTATGCTGCTGCTTTCAAAAAGGGTTATACCCCTTCTACTCTTTTGATGGACGTTCCAACCGAGTTTGGAACAGGCCAAGGTGGAAAGCCTTATAAACCGGTCAATTATGATGGAAAATATCGAGGGCCGGTTCAGGTGAGATATGCTTTGGGGAATTCTCTCAATATTCCAGCAGTTAAGATGCTAGCTTTGGTAGGAATAGAAAACACTCTTCGGCTTGCTTATGACCTTGGCATTAATTCACTTGAGCCAACGCGCGATACTTTAAGCAAAGTTGGACTTTCTTTAACTCTAGGTGGTGGCGAAGTCAGGCTTTTGGAGTTAACAAATGCTTACTGTGCTTTTGCCAATCAGGGATATCGAGTTGATCCTGTAGCTATTTTGAAAGTAGAAGATCTAAATGGTAAGGTTTTGGAGGAAGTTAAGCCCAAAAAGTCAAAGTCTGTCATCTCGCCTCAGGTGGCATATCTTATTGCCAACATTCTTTCTGATAATGATGCAAGGAAAGATGTTTTTGGTCCAAATTCTCTTTTGAATATTCCAGGAAGAACTGTAATGGTTAAAACTGGGACAACCAATGATAAAAGAGATAACTGGGCGATTGGTGGGAACACTCAAGTAATGGTTGGTGTTTGGGTTGGCAATAATGATAATTCAGAAATGAAGCAAGTTGCATCAGGTGTTTCGGGTGCTTCTCCTATCTGGCGTCGAATTTTGCTTGAGGCGCTTTCTGGTAAACCCAATATTGGTTTTGAAAGACCAGATGGTATTGAAACTGTTGATGTTGATATTGTTTCAGGGTATCGCTCTCATGATGGTTTTCCTTCAAGGCCTGAGATTTTTATTAAGGGCACGGAACCTGGTGATGATCCTGTTCATGTTAAGCTCAAGGTCTGCAAAAATGATGGGAAGATAGCAACACCAGCCGATATTGCAAGTGGTAATTATGAAGAGAAAGAATATTTTATCTTTAAGGAAGAGGACCCAACTTCAGGTGGTGGTCCTAATAAATGGCAAGAAGGAATTTTAAATTGGCTTTCAACTCAAAGTGATCCTCGTTACCATCCACCAACGGAATATTGTGGAGCAACTAATCCCCTAAGTATCGATTTTGATACTCCTCGCGATAAAGATTCCAATATTTCTTCCAACTTTGAGGTGAGGTTAAAAGCTGATTCTACTTCTGATATTAAAGAAGTGTCTCTTTATATTGATGGTAGCCTTTTTCGCACTTTTACCAAGCCGCCTTATGCCGCGAATTTAAGTCTTGATAAGGGTGTTCATAGGCTTAAGGCAAGAGCAAAAGATCAAGATGGACATCAGTCAGAAAGAGAAATTA contains:
- a CDS encoding Transcription termination protein NusB produces the protein MKSYRDPRHQKRREIVKLLFAEEFAHQPNFNKSVKDILDKREEIDKLISESAPLWPIDKLNKIDLAILRLAVYEMLTEDAPPKVIIDEAVELAKEFGSENSASFVNGVLGFIYQKSNKEK
- a CDS encoding Tyrosyl-tRNA synthetase — protein: MEIKEVLERGVEEVLPSKEGLEKLMSERKITLYQGFDPTAKSLHLGHLAGTIKLKQFQRLGHKVIFLIGDFTGRIGDPTGKISARKQLSKKEIEENLKGWLKTISQIIDFKGENKAEIKYNSEWNEKITFSDLIEITSNFTVQQMIERDMFQERIKRENPIYLHEFLYPVAQAIDSVKLGVDLEIGGSDQLFNMMAGRQLVKALTGREKYVLTIKLLEDKEGKKVGKTEGNAIFLDEPPEKIFGGVMAFPDQMLMTAFELFTELELAKLEREIKNDPLNQKKRLAFEVVKIIYGEEKARQAQEKFEKDFQLKNPTYDLKIKLNENLLETIFPLLGSKSEAKRLISSGSVDVNGKTVKNYLAKIKAGDKIKIGKKIFATVN
- a CDS encoding SSU ribosomal protein S16p produces the protein MIKIRLSRLGKRNKPFYRIVAIDESKKREGEPREVLGFWNPVKKEFKINQEKLEDWLKKGAVLNQSVKNLLGK
- a CDS encoding Multimodular transpeptidase-transglycosylase; translation: MANWKRVLKRKKLSRYMSVAPKRLEKSQKVLFFAKISFLSLLTLFIIFIVSIPLFAFNLPSPDKVVRREGFSTKILDRNGEVLYDIYENQRRTPVSLNDIPLYLRQATVAVEDKNFYKHQGFDVTGYLRAIFNIVVRHKLQGGSTLTQQLVKNTLLTSERTLFRKIREFILAIQIERKYTKDEILQMYLNEAPYGGTAWGVEAASELYFGKSVKDLNLIESAILAGLPQRPSVYSPYSSTPKAYVDRTKSVLRRMREDGYITKEQEDEAVKQLENVQFKPKETGFKAPHFVQYVQKVLEEKYSEDVVTRGGLKVTTTLDLKLQEKAQDIVKEEIAKVEKLNITNGAAVVLDPETGEILAMVGSKNFSDPNYDGQVNVTLSLRQPGSAIKPITYAAAFKKGYTPSTLLMDVPTEFGTGQGGKPYKPVNYDGKYRGPVQVRYALGNSLNIPAVKMLALVGIENTLRLAYDLGINSLEPTRDTLSKVGLSLTLGGGEVRLLELTNAYCAFANQGYRVDPVAILKVEDLNGKVLEEVKPKKSKSVISPQVAYLIANILSDNDARKDVFGPNSLLNIPGRTVMVKTGTTNDKRDNWAIGGNTQVMVGVWVGNNDNSEMKQVASGVSGASPIWRRILLEALSGKPNIGFERPDGIETVDVDIVSGYRSHDGFPSRPEIFIKGTEPGDDPVHVKLKVCKNDGKIATPADIASGNYEEKEYFIFKEEDPTSGGGPNKWQEGILNWLSTQSDPRYHPPTEYCGATNPLSIDFDTPRDKDSNISSNFEVRLKADSTSDIKEVSLYIDGSLFRTFTKPPYAANLSLDKGVHRLKARAKDQDGHQSEREITIGVGVAWDYVSPTPPPTLIVSPSPTLSP
- a CDS encoding Ribonuclease III, which translates into the protein MNNSQDFQNLKRSFNNPKIIEEALTHRSWVNEHPGIRDNNERLEFLGDAILEFIVSKELFLQFPNKKEGFLTSLRANLVNTVSLSQTARDLGLGKELFLSKGEEETGGRENPSLLADTVEAIIGALFIDQGLEKAEEFIKTNILSKTQDMIRQPLKDAKSRLQEKVQSKGLPAPKYNVVKESGPDHQKTFVVRVAVNGKYIAEGSGKSKSEAEQKAAQEALKLL
- a CDS encoding ATP-dependent DNA helicase RecG — encoded protein: MDLEDSVTKLPSIGYHYALLLEKIGIKTISDLISYIPYRYLDFTKQVEIAKANIDEIVTISGKVLEIKNIYTRRGLTMQNALIEDNTGRINIVWFNQPFLVQNIKKNQKYSFAGKVSLFRGKKTLISPEYEKSQIKGKIHTGRLVPLYSSTKGLSSKWFRSKIKLALEIYQDQIEEKFPSSTLKKLGYPKIGKAYHFVHFPKNEEEARLGRERLAFEEFLRLQITSLAKKINWQKNNFSYPLKSDGETYNLFKSLLAFNLTPSQERSIKEIASDLKRNYPMNRLLEGDVGSGKTVVAAFASFVAFKNQKKAVLMTPTEILAKQHYKTFKEIFEKTGMKIGLATASEKIDPENADVIIGTHSLIHKSVDFENVALVVIDEQHKFGVKQRAKLVEKTKKEKYQPHILTMTATPIPRTIALTAYGNLDLSLLEEMPKGKRDVVTWIVPEEKRAGAYNWIKEKIEKDKDQVFIICPLIEESEKESMQQIKAAESEFLKLKKIFKNFKVGLLHGRLKNKEKDEIIKSYKEGKINILVSTPVVEVGIDIPSANIMIIEAAERFGLAQLHQLRGRVGRGEKKGYCLLFSENPSQRVYRRLEALRKESSGFKLAEIDLKLRGPGEVWGIRQHGFPELRAGSWSDFEIIKKAREVAEDIFKNRKKYKKIIEEIEEGIV
- a CDS encoding Type IV pilus biogenesis protein PilM, whose protein sequence is MSVGIDIGSKSIKVVELEKKNNSWSLKGSGIVGYSGILVENAKEEKDLIPLAEIIKKLFNEAKISRREVFLSLPERFAFVKVITFPLLTNQEIDAALKWEADQYVPIPLEEAIMQYQIILRDEKSNPPQVKVLLVATRRSLVEKYVLLAQLAGLQVLAVENELLSLSRVLVTQEDLSTIVNFGALSTDIGISKSGKLWFSRSIPTGGDALTRAIVQGLRIEPAQAEEYKKAYGLSSTLLEGKVRLAMEPVMQSLVGEIKKAVQYFVSENPQFGKPKQLIVSGGLTSLLDLIAYLTKEFDMEILVANPFLQIQIPAESQKVIVDYAPFYSVAVGLALRENI